One segment of Drosophila mauritiana strain mau12 chromosome 3R, ASM438214v1, whole genome shotgun sequence DNA contains the following:
- the LOC117144503 gene encoding chymotrypsin-2, giving the protein MSRNQDVCLAVIALLTIASISHGAPQMGRVVNGTDSSVEKYPFVISMRGSSGSHSCGGSIISKQFVMTAAHCTDGRRASDLSVQYGVTKINASGPNVVRVKKIIQHEDYNPYNNYANDISLLLVEEPFEFDGVTVAPVKLPDLAFATPQTDAGGDGVLIGWGLNATGGYIQSTLQEVGLKVYSDEECTERHGGRTDPRYHICGGVDEGGKGQCSGDSGGPLIYNGQQVGIVSWSIKPCTVAPYPGVYCKVSQYVDWIKKSQIILA; this is encoded by the exons ATGTCGCGGAATCAGGATGTCTGCCTGGCGGTAATCGCCCTCTTGACCATCGCGAGCATTTCCCATGGAGCTCCCCAAATGGGACGTGTGGTCAATGGCACGGATTCCAGCGTGGAGAAATACCCCTTCGTG ATTTCGATGCGTGGATCCAGTGGCTCGCATTCCTGCGGTGGCTCCATTATTTCCAAGCAGTTCGTGATGACTGCTGCCCATTGTACGGATGGACGCAGGGCGTCGGATCTGTCCGTTCAGTATGGAGTGACCAAGATTAATGCCTCCGGTCCGAATGTGGTGCGCGTGAAGAAGATCATCCAGCACGAGGACTACAATCCCTACAACAACTATGCCAACGATATTTCCCTGCTGCTCGTGGAGGAGCCATTCGAGTTTGATGGCGTCACTGTTGCGCCCGTGAAGTTGCCGGACCTCGCCTTTGCCACACCTCAAACGGATGCCGGTGGCGACGGAGTGCTCATCGGATGGGGCCTCAATGCG ACTGGCGGATACATCCAATCCACGCTGCAGGAGGTGGGCCTGAAGGTCTACTCCGACGAGGAGTGCACCGAACGCCATGGCGGTCGCACGGATCCCAGGTACCACATCTGCGGAGGCGTGGACGAGGGCGGCAAGGGTCAGTGCAGCGGAGATTCCGGTGGACCCCTCATCTACAATGGCCAGCAGGTGGGCATCGTGTCCTGGAGCATCAAGCCCTGCACCGTGGCTCCCTATCCGGGTGTCTACTGCAAGGTCAGCCAGTATGTCGACTGGATCAAGAAGAGCCAGATCATCTTGGCCTAG
- the LOC117145563 gene encoding heterochromatin protein 1, whose amino-acid sequence MDSDVDCGETISNFSESSMDYEETEEYIVERILDRRRYMGQIQYLVKWLDYSDEDNTWESAADLDCHSLINSFESQISLKRGQELNNQYESKAKRLKIDPCLVVDSPFNHGFTAQEILKGSKNNGEISFLIRFCHLDQPQVVPSGIAYVEIPQMVLKFYENHCDFHDLNNRNNYIS is encoded by the coding sequence atggATTCAGATGTGGATTGTGGTGAGACCATTTCGAATTTCTCTGAAAGCTCGATGGACTACGAAGAAACAGAGGAGTATATTGTAGAGAGGATTTTGGATCGAAGGCGTTATATGGGCCAAATACAATACTTGGTCAAATGGCTGGATTATAGCGATGAGGATAATACCTGGGAATCGGCAGCAGATCTCGATTGCCATTCACTAATTAATTCGTTTGAGTCGCAAATAAGTCTGAAGAGGGGTCAAGAGCTAAATAATCAATACGAAAGTAAAGCTAAACGGCTGAAAATCGATCCGTGTCTAGTTGTAGATAGTCCCTTTAATCACGGATTCACTGCTCAAGAAATTCTCAAGGGTTCCAAAAACAATGGTGAAATATCGTTCTTAATTAGGTTTTGCCATCTCGATCAACCTCAAGTGGTGCCAAGTGGAATTGCATATGTGGAAATACCGCAGATGGTTTTGAAATTCTATGAAAATCATTGCGATTTTCACGATTTAAATAATCGTAATAATTATATATCTTGA
- the LOC117145571 gene encoding chymotrypsin-2, producing MLSNQDLSLSLIVILTVTTVGQAAPPISRVVNGTDSSVLKYPFVVSLRSYDGSHSCGGSIISKHFVMTAAHCTNGRPADTLSIQFGVTNISAMGPNVVGIKKIIQHEDFDPTRQNANDISLLMVEEPFEFDGVSVAPVELPALASAVPQSDAGVEGVLIGWGLNDTYGSVQDTLQEVSLKIYSDEECTSRHNGQTDPKYHICGGVDEGGKGQCSGDSGGPLIYNGQQVGIVSWSMKPCTVAPYPGVYCKVSQYVDWIKSNQAISV from the exons ATGTTGTCGAATCAAGATCTCAGTCTGAGTTTAATCGTTATCCTGACCGTAACTACGGTTGGTCAGGCCGCGCCTCCCATATCAAGGGTGGTCAATGGTACGGACTCCAGTGTGCTGAAATATCCTTTTGTG GTATCCCTAAGGAGCTACGATGGCTCGCATTCCTGCGGTGGTTCTATTATTTCGAAGCATTTTGTGATGACCGCTGCTCATTGCACCAATGGTCGGCCTGCGGATACCCTATCCATTCAGTTTGGAGTGACCAATATTAGTGCCATGGGTCCGAATGTGGTGGGCATAAAGAAGATAATCCAGCACGAGGACTTCGATCCCACTCGACAAAATGCCAATGACATCTCGCTGCTGATGGTGGAGGAACCTTTTGAGTTCGATGGCGTCTCTGTGGCTCCGGTGGAACTGCCAGCTCTGGCTTCTGCTGTGCCTCAATCGGATGCTGGAGTCGAGGGAGTGCTCATCGGTTGGGGTCTCAATGAT ACCTATGGAAGTGTTCAGGACACCCTACAGGAGGTTTCCCTGAAGATTTACTCGGATGAAGAGTGCACCAGCCGGCACAATGGCCAAACGGATCCCAAATATCACATCTGCGGAGGAGTAGACGAAGGAGGAAAGGGTCAGTGCAGCGGAGATTCGGGTGGACCCCTCATCTACAATGGCCAGCAGGTGGGCATCGTGTCGTGGAGCATGAAGCCCTGCACCGTAGCTCCCTATCCGGGTGTCTACTGTAAGGTTAGCCAGTACGTTGACTGGATCAAAAGCAACCAAGCCATATCGGTTTAG